The proteins below are encoded in one region of Gemmatimonadetes bacterium T265:
- a CDS encoding NHLP family bacteriocin export ABC transporter peptidase/permease/ATPase codes for MRLLPNVSRHRARTDTVLQMEAVECGAAALAMVLGYHGRLVPLEELRGACGVSRDGSKASNVLKAARGYGLAGKGFKKEPDQLRGLPVPMIVHWNFNHFVVLEGFRKGRAYINDPARGPTELPEAEFDQAYTGIALVFEKGPEFRPGGERPSLVGALRRRLHGSRAALLYAVLAGLALVVPGLVIPTFQKVFVDDVLVKGMIEWLKPLLVVMGACALVNAGITWIQQRHLLRFETKLALDTSARFFWHVLRLPVDFFHQRYAGEIANRVGINDKVARLLSGDLATTALNVLVIAFYAALMVQYDVLLTLIGVVMASLNLAALKYVSRRRVDLNRRLGQDRGKAMGAAMGGLQTIETLKASGAESDFFARWAGFQAKVVNGDQQLQLKTQVLSAVPPLLLAVTSALVLGVGGARVMNGVLSMGMLIAFQSLMNSFISPVNRMVNLGGTVQEVRGDMDRLDDVLRACVDAGAMDRLGAGTATPPDAASVPGPGPEEGPDAGRGSGAGVRLAGHVELRNVTFGYNRLEPPLVRGLNLTIRPGARVALVGGSGSGKSTVSKLVCGLYAPWEGEILFDGRPRHEVARSVMTSSFAAVDQEVFIFEGSVRDNVTLWDTTLSEADVVRAAQDACIHADITARSGAYRATTEEGGRNFSGGQQQRLEIARALAVSPTVLVLDEATSALDPATEQEIDDNLRRRGCTCLIVAHRLSTIRDCDEIIVLDRGQVVQRGTHEAMARVPGPYQSLIAAE; via the coding sequence ATGCGCCTCCTGCCTAACGTTTCCCGCCACCGCGCCCGCACGGACACCGTGCTGCAGATGGAGGCGGTGGAGTGCGGCGCCGCCGCGCTCGCGATGGTGCTCGGGTACCACGGCCGGCTCGTGCCGCTCGAGGAATTGCGGGGCGCGTGCGGCGTGTCGCGCGACGGCAGCAAGGCGAGCAACGTGCTGAAGGCGGCGCGCGGCTACGGCCTCGCCGGCAAGGGGTTCAAGAAGGAACCCGACCAGCTCCGCGGCCTCCCGGTGCCGATGATCGTGCACTGGAACTTCAACCACTTCGTCGTCCTCGAGGGGTTCCGGAAGGGGCGCGCGTACATCAACGACCCCGCCCGCGGGCCGACCGAGCTGCCCGAGGCGGAGTTCGACCAGGCGTACACCGGGATCGCGCTCGTCTTCGAGAAGGGGCCCGAGTTCCGCCCCGGCGGCGAGCGCCCGAGCCTCGTCGGCGCGCTGCGCCGCCGCCTCCACGGCTCGCGCGCGGCGCTGCTCTACGCCGTCCTCGCGGGCCTCGCGCTCGTCGTCCCGGGGCTCGTGATCCCGACCTTCCAGAAGGTCTTCGTCGACGACGTGCTCGTGAAGGGGATGATCGAGTGGCTCAAGCCGCTGCTCGTGGTGATGGGCGCGTGCGCGCTCGTCAACGCCGGGATCACCTGGATCCAGCAGCGGCATTTGTTACGCTTCGAAACCAAACTCGCCCTCGACACGTCGGCCCGCTTCTTCTGGCACGTCCTCCGACTCCCCGTCGACTTCTTCCACCAGCGCTACGCGGGCGAGATCGCCAACCGCGTGGGCATCAACGACAAGGTGGCGCGGCTGCTCTCGGGCGACCTCGCGACGACGGCGCTCAACGTCCTCGTGATCGCCTTCTACGCGGCGCTGATGGTCCAGTACGACGTGCTGCTGACGCTGATCGGCGTGGTCATGGCGTCGCTCAACCTGGCCGCGCTCAAGTACGTCTCCCGCCGCCGCGTGGACCTGAACCGGCGGCTCGGACAGGACCGGGGCAAGGCGATGGGCGCCGCGATGGGCGGGCTGCAGACGATCGAGACGTTGAAGGCGAGCGGGGCGGAGTCGGACTTCTTCGCGCGCTGGGCGGGGTTCCAGGCGAAGGTGGTCAACGGCGACCAGCAGCTGCAGCTCAAGACGCAGGTGCTCTCCGCGGTCCCGCCGCTCCTCCTCGCGGTGACGAGCGCGCTCGTGCTCGGCGTGGGCGGCGCGCGCGTCATGAACGGCGTCCTGAGCATGGGGATGCTGATCGCGTTCCAGTCGCTGATGAACAGCTTCATCAGCCCGGTGAACCGCATGGTGAACCTCGGCGGCACGGTCCAAGAGGTCCGCGGGGACATGGACCGCCTCGACGACGTGCTGCGCGCCTGCGTCGACGCCGGGGCGATGGACCGCCTCGGCGCGGGCACCGCGACACCGCCCGACGCCGCGTCCGTGCCGGGGCCAGGACCGGAGGAAGGGCCGGACGCGGGGCGCGGCAGCGGGGCCGGCGTCCGGCTGGCCGGGCACGTCGAGCTCCGCAACGTGACCTTCGGCTACAACCGCCTCGAGCCGCCCCTCGTGCGGGGCCTGAACCTGACGATCCGCCCGGGCGCGCGGGTCGCGCTCGTCGGCGGCTCCGGCAGCGGCAAGTCGACCGTGTCGAAGCTGGTCTGCGGGCTGTACGCGCCGTGGGAGGGGGAGATCCTTTTCGACGGACGGCCGCGGCACGAGGTGGCGCGGAGCGTGATGACCAGTTCGTTCGCCGCCGTCGACCAGGAGGTGTTCATCTTCGAAGGCTCGGTGCGCGACAACGTCACGCTCTGGGACACCACGCTCTCGGAGGCGGACGTCGTGCGCGCGGCGCAGGACGCCTGCATCCACGCCGACATCACGGCGCGGTCCGGCGCGTACCGCGCGACCACGGAAGAGGGCGGGCGGAACTTCAGCGGGGGCCAGCAGCAGCGCCTCGAGATCGCGCGCGCCCTCGCGGTGAGCCCCACGGTCCTCGTGCTCGACGAGGCGACGAGCGCGCTCGACCCGGCGACGGAGCAGGAGATCGACGACAACCTCCGGCGCCGCGGCTGCACGTGCCTCATCGTCGCGCACCGGCTCAGCACGATCCGCGACTGCGACGAGATCATCGTGCTCGACCGCGGACAGGTGGTGCAGCGGGGCACCCACGAGGCGATGGCCCGCGTGCCGGGACCGTACCAGTCGCTCATCGCCGCCGAGTGA
- a CDS encoding branched-chain amino acid ABC transporter substrate-binding protein, with protein MSQRPARSRRPAAALLAAVASVLGAACRTSSPAEQRAARTTGDVVIAVAWPWAAHPEIRFGQGLDMAAAEVNASGGIGGRRLRLSRVDDRESVDSGRLVAQRLGNDPEVAAVIGHLQSYVTVPAAAAYDEAGLVLVSPTASDPELTSHAYTRVFRATFTNRTVGRHMAEYAAAHGYRRVAIYYTRDDYGRGLSNAFEERANELGVTTAARQSYDPGGQSTKQTFLSTFEAWHDVDFDALFVAGEVPSAGTLIAQARKAGIAVPVIGVDAMSSPELMSVGGRDVEGTVVPTVFHVSEPRTEVRRFTAAFVRRYATEPDAGSALGYDAVWLLARAMRQAHSSDPAAVARVLHALKGIPGVTGAFSFDSTGDLEDRPLVKTVVQNGQFVYLPDTRQLVAARP; from the coding sequence ATGTCCCAACGCCCCGCCCGCTCCCGCCGCCCCGCCGCCGCGCTGCTCGCCGCCGTCGCGTCCGTGCTCGGCGCCGCCTGCCGCACGTCCAGCCCCGCGGAGCAGCGCGCCGCGCGCACGACGGGCGACGTGGTGATCGCCGTCGCCTGGCCGTGGGCCGCCCACCCCGAGATCCGCTTCGGCCAGGGCCTCGACATGGCCGCCGCCGAGGTGAACGCGTCCGGCGGGATCGGGGGCCGCCGCCTCCGGCTGAGCCGGGTCGACGACCGCGAGTCCGTCGACTCCGGCCGCCTCGTCGCCCAACGGCTCGGGAACGACCCCGAGGTCGCCGCGGTCATCGGACACCTGCAGTCCTACGTCACGGTCCCGGCCGCGGCGGCGTACGACGAGGCCGGGCTCGTCCTCGTCTCGCCGACCGCGTCCGACCCGGAGCTCACGTCGCACGCCTACACGCGCGTGTTCCGCGCGACGTTCACCAACCGGACCGTCGGCCGCCACATGGCGGAGTACGCCGCGGCGCACGGGTACCGGCGCGTCGCGATCTACTACACGCGCGACGACTACGGCCGCGGGCTGTCCAACGCCTTCGAGGAACGCGCCAACGAGCTCGGGGTGACCACCGCCGCGCGGCAGTCGTACGACCCCGGCGGGCAGAGCACGAAGCAGACGTTTCTCAGCACCTTCGAGGCGTGGCACGACGTCGACTTCGACGCGCTGTTCGTCGCCGGCGAGGTGCCGTCGGCCGGGACGCTCATCGCGCAGGCCCGCAAGGCGGGCATCGCGGTGCCCGTGATCGGCGTCGACGCGATGAGCTCGCCCGAGCTGATGAGCGTCGGCGGCCGCGACGTCGAGGGCACGGTCGTGCCGACGGTGTTCCACGTGAGCGAGCCGCGGACGGAAGTCCGCCGGTTCACCGCCGCGTTCGTGCGGCGCTACGCGACGGAGCCCGACGCCGGCTCCGCCCTCGGCTACGACGCGGTGTGGCTCCTCGCTCGCGCGATGCGACAAGCGCATTCGAGCGACCCCGCCGCGGTCGCGCGCGTGCTGCACGCGCTCAAGGGGATCCCCGGCGTCACCGGCGCGTTCAGCTTCGACTCGACGGGGGACCTCGAGGACCGGCCGCTCGTGAAGACGGTGGTCCAGAACGGGCAGTTCGTGTACCTCCCCGACACGCGGCAACTCGTCGCCGCACGCCCGTGA
- a CDS encoding NHLP family bacteriocin export ABC transporter permease/ATPase subunit has protein sequence MISAETTFTPEIGPFVHAGPDLDVGGNHPFVLSGDAVWLVVDGGVDVFTVRVEGDAPAGARTHLLRAGPGDPLVGMGGASAGHPFGLLAVSAGHARIRRTTRERLVAHAAATGEYDQVAALVDAWITALSAGLAPTVPPQRCAEWAPDQVVAVAEPLNARPRDAVLWVRHATGHSYLLGRDDLEVNGVGPTPIGRHAWLDVREQCRVLTGTTVDALRNGALWAGLDRLHAIVLSDAEHAIRAREAEEHARSERRERAQRATLLDACRQMAGVLTRGARQHAVPEYTSANRAGVDGPDGDLFAACRLVAGCLGFVVRSPSRSAGGPPPRDPLAAVARASRFRTRTVALRDDWWRHDNGPLLAYVADGHRAVALVPAPGRQVGYVLHDPRTGTARAVTPAVADSLEPIADAFYRPFPDRAMGVRDVVRFGAYGCAPDLRLIVLMSVAAALLGLLPPVVTGALFNDVIPSAQRGQLVQLTAVLVVCAVATSLFETTRAVALLRVEGRMSNAVQSAIWDRLLRLPTSFFRPYTAGELAARAMGVDAMRQIISGTTVTAIVGGVFSLCNFGLLYYYSASLARWATLLIAVSLAVSMTGSWLQLVSQRRVYLLQSKASGSVLQLLSNVGKLRVANAEVQAFASWAERFAEQRRLQFRSRTVGNVVSAFNAAFPVVANIVIYYAALGLLTADAGAATLRTGDFLAFMAAFVSCLTNLIATSTALLSSFNVIPLYEQARPILTALPEVDEQKTDPGLLAGAIEVQHAHFRYQEDGPAVLRDVSLTIAPGEFVAFVGASGSGKSTMLRVLLGFERLAAGAVYYDGQDLQGLDVQAVRRQMGVVLQNGRLISGDLFTNIVGSNQATLDDAWEAARMAGLDEDIRAMPMGMHTVTSEGGGTLSGGQRQRLLIARAIVHRPRILLFDEATSALDNRTQAIVSASLERLQATRVVVAHRLSTILNADRICVFDHGQVVETGTYAELMERGGLFASLARRQIA, from the coding sequence GTGATCAGCGCAGAAACGACCTTCACGCCCGAAATCGGGCCGTTCGTCCACGCCGGCCCGGACCTCGACGTGGGCGGCAACCACCCGTTCGTGCTGAGCGGCGACGCCGTCTGGCTCGTCGTCGATGGGGGCGTGGACGTGTTTACCGTCCGGGTCGAAGGTGACGCCCCGGCGGGCGCCCGGACGCACCTGCTGCGGGCCGGGCCCGGCGACCCCCTCGTCGGGATGGGCGGCGCGAGCGCCGGGCACCCCTTCGGGCTGCTCGCCGTGAGCGCGGGGCACGCCCGCATCCGGCGCACGACTCGGGAGCGCCTCGTCGCGCACGCCGCGGCGACCGGCGAGTACGACCAGGTCGCGGCCCTCGTCGACGCGTGGATCACTGCGCTCTCCGCCGGGCTCGCGCCAACCGTGCCGCCGCAACGCTGCGCCGAGTGGGCGCCGGACCAGGTGGTCGCGGTCGCCGAACCGCTCAACGCGCGTCCTCGGGACGCCGTCCTCTGGGTCCGACACGCCACCGGCCACTCGTACCTGCTCGGCCGCGACGACCTCGAGGTCAACGGGGTCGGCCCGACCCCGATCGGGCGTCACGCCTGGCTGGACGTGCGCGAGCAGTGTCGCGTGCTCACCGGGACCACCGTCGACGCGCTCCGCAACGGCGCCCTCTGGGCGGGCCTCGACCGGCTGCACGCGATCGTCCTCTCGGACGCCGAACACGCGATCCGCGCGCGCGAGGCGGAGGAGCACGCGCGCAGCGAGCGCCGCGAGCGCGCGCAGCGTGCGACGCTCCTCGACGCATGCCGGCAGATGGCGGGCGTGCTCACCCGGGGCGCGCGGCAGCACGCCGTTCCGGAGTACACCTCCGCAAATCGGGCCGGCGTGGACGGCCCCGACGGCGACCTGTTCGCCGCCTGCCGCCTCGTCGCCGGCTGCCTCGGCTTCGTCGTGCGCTCGCCGTCGCGCAGCGCCGGCGGCCCGCCGCCGCGCGACCCGCTCGCCGCGGTCGCCCGGGCGTCGCGGTTCCGCACGCGGACGGTCGCCCTGCGCGACGACTGGTGGCGGCACGACAACGGGCCGCTCCTCGCCTACGTCGCCGACGGCCACCGGGCGGTCGCCCTCGTCCCGGCCCCCGGACGGCAGGTCGGCTACGTGCTCCACGACCCGCGCACCGGCACCGCGCGCGCCGTCACGCCGGCGGTGGCCGACTCGCTCGAGCCGATCGCCGACGCGTTCTACCGGCCGTTCCCGGACCGGGCCATGGGGGTCCGCGACGTCGTCCGGTTCGGCGCCTACGGCTGCGCCCCCGACCTGCGCCTGATCGTCCTGATGAGCGTGGCCGCCGCGCTCCTCGGCCTCCTCCCGCCGGTGGTCACCGGTGCGCTCTTCAACGACGTAATCCCGTCGGCACAGCGGGGGCAGCTCGTCCAGCTCACCGCGGTGCTCGTCGTCTGCGCCGTCGCGACGTCGCTCTTCGAGACGACGCGCGCCGTGGCCCTGCTGCGCGTCGAGGGCCGGATGAGCAACGCCGTCCAGTCGGCTATTTGGGACAGACTGCTACGATTGCCGACGTCGTTCTTCCGCCCCTACACCGCCGGGGAGCTCGCCGCGCGCGCGATGGGCGTCGACGCGATGCGCCAGATCATCTCCGGCACGACCGTCACGGCGATCGTCGGCGGCGTGTTCTCGCTCTGCAACTTCGGCCTGCTGTACTACTACAGCGCGTCGCTCGCGCGCTGGGCGACGCTGCTCATCGCCGTCTCGCTGGCCGTCAGCATGACCGGCAGCTGGCTGCAGCTCGTGAGCCAGCGCCGCGTGTACCTGCTGCAGAGCAAGGCGTCCGGCTCGGTGCTGCAGCTCCTCTCGAACGTCGGCAAGCTGCGCGTCGCGAACGCGGAGGTCCAGGCGTTCGCCTCGTGGGCCGAGCGCTTTGCCGAGCAGCGGCGGCTGCAGTTCCGGTCGCGCACCGTGGGGAACGTCGTGAGCGCGTTCAACGCCGCGTTCCCGGTGGTCGCGAACATCGTGATCTACTACGCCGCGCTGGGCCTGCTCACGGCGGACGCCGGCGCGGCCACGCTCCGCACGGGCGACTTCCTGGCCTTCATGGCGGCCTTCGTGAGCTGCCTAACGAACCTGATCGCGACGAGCACCGCGCTGCTGAGCAGCTTCAACGTGATCCCCCTCTACGAGCAGGCACGCCCGATCCTCACCGCGCTCCCGGAGGTCGACGAGCAGAAGACCGACCCGGGGCTGCTCGCCGGCGCGATCGAGGTCCAGCACGCCCACTTCCGCTACCAGGAGGATGGGCCGGCCGTGCTCCGCGACGTCTCGCTGACGATCGCGCCCGGCGAGTTCGTCGCCTTCGTCGGCGCGTCCGGCTCCGGGAAGTCCACGATGCTGCGCGTCCTGCTCGGGTTCGAGCGGCTGGCCGCGGGCGCGGTCTACTACGACGGGCAGGACCTTCAAGGGCTGGACGTGCAGGCGGTCCGCCGGCAGATGGGCGTCGTCCTGCAGAACGGGCGCCTGATTTCGGGCGACCTGTTCACGAACATTGTCGGGTCGAACCAGGCGACGCTCGACGACGCCTGGGAGGCGGCCCGCATGGCCGGGCTCGACGAGGACATCCGCGCGATGCCCATGGGCATGCACACCGTGACGAGCGAGGGCGGCGGCACGCTGTCGGGGGGCCAGCGCCAGCGCCTCCTGATCGCCCGCGCGATCGTACACCGGCCCCGCATCCTGCTCTTCGACGAGGCGACGAGCGCGCTCGACAACCGCACGCAGGCGATCGTCAGCGCGAGCCTCGAGCGCCTGCAGGCCACGCGCGTCGTCGTCGCGCACCGCCTGAGCACGATCCTCAACGCGGACCGGATCTGCGTGTTCGACCACGGCCAGGTGGTCGAGACGGGCACCTACGCCGAGCTCATGGAGCGGGGCGGACTCTTCGCGTCGCTCGCCCGCCGGCAGATCGCCTAA